The following proteins are co-located in the Onychomys torridus chromosome 6, mOncTor1.1, whole genome shotgun sequence genome:
- the Ensa gene encoding alpha-endosulfine produces MSQKQEEENPAEETGEEKQDTQEKEGILPERAEEAKLKAKYPSLGQKPGGSDFLMKRLQKGQKYFDSGDYNMAKAKMKNKQLPSAGPDKNLVTGDHIPTPQDLPQRKSSLVTSKLAGGQGE; encoded by the exons ATGTCACAGAAACAAGAAGAAGAGAACCCTGCGGAGGAGACTGGCGAGGAGAAGCAG gACACCCAGGAGAAAGAAGGTATTCTCCCTGAGAGAGCTGAGGAGGCAAAGCTAAAGGCCAAATATCCAAGCCTAGGACAAAAGCCTGGAGGCTCCGATTTCCTCATGAAGAGACTCCAGAAAGGG CAAAAGTACTTTGACTCAGGAGACTACAACATGGCCAAAGCCAAGATGAAGAACAAGCAGCTGCCGAGCGCAGGACCGGACAAGAACCTGGTGACCGGAGACCACATCCCCACCCCACAGGACCTGCCCCAGAGAAAGTCCTCGCTCGTCACCAGCAAGCTTGCGGG CGGCCAAGGTGAATGA